From a single Notolabrus celidotus isolate fNotCel1 chromosome 7, fNotCel1.pri, whole genome shotgun sequence genomic region:
- the dusp5 gene encoding dual specificity protein phosphatase 5 yields the protein MKVSSIDCRRLRKIIRKESGSCLIVDCRPYFSFTNSNIRGSVNVNLNSVVVRRSRGGPVPLQFVIPDERSLLRLREGSISAIVALDDRTSHWQKLKKDSVAQIVINTLSHLTSGANICFLKGGYENFHSQYPELCTEEKTIDQSGTETEKRVSSHSEKLCHPKPDYDQGKPVEILPFLYLGSAYHASRQDYLSDLHITALLNVSRRDMRPAKGHFEYKWIPVEDSHMADISSHFQEAIDFIDQVKQSGGKVLVHCEAGISRSPTICMAYIMKTQQLRLDATFDIIKQRRAVISPNFSFMGQLLQFESEVLSMAPAHATTPEPSTPCCAPESASFFANDFSATFSTKNYEPPVFTLPTSCLQSPVHHQFNLSPITALP from the exons ATGAAAGTTTCCAGCATCGACTGCCGGCGTCTGAGGAAGATCATCAGAAAGGAGAGTGGGAGCTGCCTTATTGTGGATTGTCGACCTTACTTCTCATTCACGAACTCAAACATCAGAGGCTCTGTCAATGTGAACCTCAACTCAGTGGTGGTCCGGAGGTCCCGAGGAGGGCCGGTGCCTCTGCAGTTTGTCATCCCGGATGAGAGATCCCTGTTACGGCTCCGGGAGGGAAGCATATCGGCCATCGTGGCTCTGGATGACCGGACGTCCCATTGGCAAAAGCTGAAGAAGGACAGTGTAGCACAAATAGTAATAAACACCCTCTCACATCTAACGAGCGGGGCGAACATCTGTTTCCTTAAAG gaggATACGAGAACTTCCACTCTCAATACCCTGAACTTTGTACTGAGGAGAAAACCATCGACCAGAGCGGAACTGAAACTGAGAAACGAGTCAGCAGTCACAGCGAGAAGCTTTGTCACCCCAAACCAGATTATGATCAG ggTAAACCCGTCGAGATCCTGCCTTTCCTCTACCTCGGTAGTGCCTACCATGCCTCCAGACAGGACTATCTCAGCGACCTTCACATCACGGCCTTGCTCAACGTGTCTCGCAGAGACATGCGGCCGGCAAAGGGCCACTTTGAGTACAAGTGGATCCCAGTGGAGGACAGCCACATGGCTGACATCAGCTCCCACTTCCAGGAGGCAATAGATTTTATTG ATCAAGTGAAACAATCAGGTGGAAAGGTCCTGGTCCACTGCGAGGCAGGCATCTCACGCTCACCCACCATCTGCATGGCCTACATCATGAAGACGCAGCAGCTGCGGCTAGATGCGACCTTTGACATCATAAAGCAGCGCAGAGCAGTCATCTCACCCAACTTCAGTTTCATGGGTCAGCTGCTGCAGTTTGAGTCAGAGGTCCTGTCCATGGCCCCCGCTCACGCCACCACACCTGAACCGTCCACACCCTGCTGCGCCCCAGAGTCCGCCTCTTTTTTTGCCAATGACTTCTCCGCCACCTTCAGCACCAAAAACTATGAGCCACCTGTGTTCACCCTCCCTACCTCTTGCCTGCAGTCCCCGGTCCACCACCAGTTCAACCTGAGCCCAATAACTGCACTGCCTTAA